A window of the Gossypium hirsutum isolate 1008001.06 chromosome A05, Gossypium_hirsutum_v2.1, whole genome shotgun sequence genome harbors these coding sequences:
- the LOC107960830 gene encoding probable LRR receptor-like serine/threonine-protein kinase At1g05700: MATYLLLLIIAASAFSTLNADISIDCGSSESYSSDDYSIGWVGDDLYIQHGESVELQSSKAIYQPMATLRIFTDRKKNCYNIDSEKGSKVLVRAYFFYGNYDGKSSPPKFDLHFDGNHWITVETSADQLVYYEAIYVTKTDTISVCVAQTFPNMFPFISAIEVRDLDSKMYGYSDSNRALMLRRRVAYGTKAIVRSTDDFYDRIWIPAVNGDDFTVLTSDETFIEVSLDDSPPRALFQNAFATDNTSTSIQLGTNLPTTKVPVYMNIYYSEASVLDSTQKRSLQLLVDGKVNSKPFIPVYGTAGEFTLYNLTANSDTTFSLAASPDSTLPPLINALEVFTVSDELTDGTNSDDVEGLASLQDEFDVLKDWGGDPCLPSPYSWDWINCTSGSTPRVTALYLGSFGLSGVLPDFSSMTSLEIIDLHNNSLIGSIPEFLGTLPNLKQLNLAGNDLSGTIPSSISKNKKLKLTVTDNPNLCVSGKSCKTASVDTSGSGGSSSSGGRKKSKLPVILGTTIPIFVLVWVIGGVCAVLHHKRKSAAIAAGNVGQTGGANKPSGNPQAAQTQMAANNMAQNVVNDFIMNVHEQQSAPEPVYSDDQQNHLEEGN, from the exons ATGGCTACCTATCTCTTACTTCTCATCATAGCAGCTTCAGCATTTTCCACACTTAATGCTGATA TAAGCATCGATTGTGGATCATCTGAATCTTACAGTTCTGATGACTATTCTATTGGTTGGGTTGGAGACGACCTCTACATTCAACATGGTGAATCTGTAGAGTTGCAATCTAGCAAAGCCATATATCAACCGATGGCCACTCTAAGGATATTCACTGACAGGAAGAAAAATTGTTACAATATTGATTCCGAAAAGGGATCTAAAGTTCTTGTCCGAGCCTATTTCTTTTATGGAAACTATGACGGGAAATCATCTCCTCCAAAATTTGATCTACATTTTGATGGGAATCATTGGATTACGGTGGAGACTTCAGCTGACCAACTTGTTTACTATGAGGCTATTTATGTCACGAAGACGGATACCATTAGCGTATGCGTAGCTCAGACATTTCCTAACATGTTCCCCTTTATATCCGCCATTGAAGTTCGGGACTTGGACTCCAAAATGTATGGGTATTCAGATTCGAATCGTGCTTTGATGTTAAGGAGGAGGGTTGCTTATGGTACCAAAGCAATCGTTAG GTCTACCGATGATTTTTACGATAGAATATGGATTCCAGCCGTCAACGGAGACGATTTCACAGTTCTTACAAGTGATGAAACATTCATTGAAGTTAGTTTAGACGATAGCCCTCCTAGAGCCTTGTTTCAAAATGCATTTGCCACTGACAACACTTCCACATCCATACAATTAGGGACTAATCTTCCCACAACTAAAGTTCCGGTTTACATGAACATATATTATTCGGAAGCTTCGGTACTTGATTCAACCCAGAAAAGATCGCTCCAGCTCCTTGTAGATGGAAAGGTTAACTCCAAACCCTTTATCCCAGTCTATGGAACAGCAGGAGAATTCACCCTGTACAACTTGACTGCCAATTCCGACACCACCTTCTCTTTGGCAGCCTCGCCCGATTCAACACTGCCCCCTCTTATCAATGCCCTGGAAGTTTTTACAGTCAGTGATGAACTAACAGATGGAACCAACAGTGATGATG TGGAAGGACTGGCCTCACTGCAGGATGAATTTGACGTACTGAAAGACTGGGGTGGCGACCCTTGTCTTCCTTCACCATATTCATGGGACTGGATCAATTGCACTTCTGGTTCCACACCCAGAGTAACAGCATT GTATCTCGGTAGCTTTGGGTTATCTGGTGTTCTTCCTGATTTTAGTTCGATGACAAGCCTCGAGATAAT AGATTTGCACAATAACAGCCTAATCGGGTCTATCCCAGAATTCCTTGGCACCTTGCCTAATCTAAAACAATT GAACTTGGCTGGTAATGATTTGAGTGGAACAATTCCTTCCTCGATATCAaagaataaaaagttaaaattaac TGTGACAGACAACCCAAATTTGTGTGTCTCCGGTAAGTCATGTAAAACAGCGAGTGTAGATACATCTGGATCTGGCGGTTCCTCAAGCAGCGGCGGCAGGAAAAAGAGCAAGTTACCAGTAATCCTTGGAACCACAATTCCAATTTTTGTGCTTGTCTGGGTTATTGGTGGTGTTTGTGCCGTGCTTCATCATAAGAGAAAATCAGCAGCCATTGCTGCCGGTAATGTAG GGCAAACGGGAGGAGCTAACAAGCCTAGTGGCAATCCACAGGCAGCTCAAACGCAGATGGCAGCTAATAATATGGCTCAAAACGTAGTAAATGACTTCATAATGAACGTCCATGAGCAGCAATCGGCTCCAGAGCCTGTTTACAGCGACGATCAACAAAATCATCTTGAAGAAGGGAATTAA
- the LOC107959073 gene encoding histone H4: protein MSGRGKGGKGLGKGGAKRHRKVLRDNIQGITKPAIRRLARRGGVKRISGLIYEETRGVLKIFLENVIRDAVTYTEHARRKTVTAMDVVYALKRQGRTLYGFGG, encoded by the coding sequence ATGTCGGGAAGAGGAAAGGGAGGCAAGGGACTGGGCAAGGGAGGAGCAAAGCGCCATCGTAAGGTTCTCCGTGATAATATCCAGGGTATCACAAAGCCGGCAATTCGGCGTTTGGCTCGTAGAGGAGGCGTCAAGCGTATCAGCGGTCTAATCTACGAGGAAACCCGTGGGGTTTTGAAGATCTTCTTGGAGAACGTGATTCGTGATGCAGTAACCTACACCGAACATGCGAGGAGGAAGACTGTGACTGCTATGGATGTGGTTTATGCACTGAAGAGGCAGGGCAGGACATTGTATGGGTTTGGTGGTTAG
- the LOC107959072 gene encoding protein GAMETOPHYTE DEFECTIVE 1 isoform X1, whose product MGFFDLNIPYTDSTPLSKANSTVAKSTRIKIVIKAMELGYTGIAYNRTIRGVMSDRDRCSIPLLGLSSLLDVAPFLSSSVNFHRDLLGVPRSSPFRQYTRLTVCIDTASQSQALNSGNPILKTYDIVAVRPLNQNAFDHACEKAEVDIISIDFSDKLPFRLKLPMVKAAIKRGIYFEITYSDLIVDVHQRRQIISNAKLLLDWTQGKNVILSSAAPSVCEVRGPNDVANLASLLGLSMERAKAAISKNCRSLLTNALRRKHFFKEVIRVEAVSSSRQSDSEIPLYADWLKWDPISSGEGDLLLDDMAKSFSASTNASKTVKAIDFDSIIDKMPSHGFQIKDLISGSEASFQPQTEVKSFLSTPQPIELSVRTNQASENSIRHDLFPETDDATLDNTCSEPLTSAFGDPQKLYLASYATKTSTGSEEVVTDTVMTEIESETCNASVAASGSVEAENQGLQSKKCYEQNFVLLNENVNDGLNAVMLNEEVISHQTSAMDIELEAAALEISPPSESSRLPPTQGREFKSSKGSCVFSGVETIKVDDIAVDMDKERQETTASSLNNMSSLENISERMSLRTSEDDAVIVDQISRQQSDDEMRVKDDSLVPNHENQVLLMEEPKLAEADSSMNDLGSVRSNEPCMKLSSRKNQPQY is encoded by the exons ATGGGGTTTTTCGACCTTAATATTCCATACACGGATTCCACGCCGCTCAGCAAGGCGAATTCCACCGTCGCCAAATCCACCCGCATTAAAATTGTGATCAAAGCGATGGAGCTGGGCTACACGGGGATCGCCTACAACCGTACGATCAGGGGCGTCATGTCTGATCGTGACCGGTGCTCGATTCCTCTTCTTGGTCTCTCCTCTCTCCTCGATGTCGCCCCCTTTCTCTCCTCTTCCGTAAACTTCCACCGAGACCTCCTCGGGGTCCCTCGCTCCTCTCCTTTCCGCCAATACACGCGCCTCACCGTCTGCATTGATACCGCGTCGCAGTCACAAGCTTTAAATTCGGGAAACCCGATATTGAAGACGTACGACATTGTTGCCGTTAGGCCGTTGAACCAAAATGCATTTGATCACGCTTGCGAAAAAGCCGAG GTGGATATAATTTCAATTGATTTCTCAGACAAGTTGCCGTTTCGATTGAAATTGCCTATGGTTAAAGCTGCTATTAAG CGTGGGATatattttgaaataacatattctGATCTTATTGTGGATGTTCATCAAAGGAGGCAAATCATATCCAATGCTAAG TTGCTGCTGGATTGGACTCAAGGAAAAAATGTCATACTTTCTAGTGCTGCACCTTCTGTATGTGAAGTTAGAGGGCCTAATGATGTTGCAAACTTAGCATCTTTGCTTGGTCTCTCTATGGAACGAGCTAAAGCAGCTATTTCCAAAAATTGTAG GAGCCTTTTGACCAATGCTTTGAGAAGAAAGCACTTTTTCAAGGAGGTTATCAGAGTTGAAGCAGTGTCCTCCAGTCGGCAATCTGACTCTGAAATACCTTTGTATGCGGACTGGCTTAAGTGGGATCCCATCTCTAGCGGTGAAGGTGATTTACTGCTGGATGACATGGCGAAATCCTTTTCTGCCTCCACTAATGCATCAAAAACCGTGAAAGCCATTGATTTCGATTCTATTATTGACAAGATGCCCTCACATGGCTTCCAAATTAAGGATTTGATATCTGGAAGTGAGGCTTCCTTCCAGCCACAGACAGAAGTAAAAAGCTTTTTGTCTACTCCTCAGCCAATTGAGTTATCTGTTAGAACTAATCAGGCGTCTGAAAATTCCATCAGGCATGATCTTTTTCCTGAAACAGATGATGCTACGTTAGATAATACATGTTCAGAACCTCTGACCTCTGCATTTGGGGATCCTCAAAAGTTATACCTGGCAAGTTATGCTACAAAAACTTCAACTGGTTCTGAAGAAGTGGTAACTGATACGGTCATGACTGAGATAGAATCGGAGACTTGTAATGCCTCAGTTGCAGCATCTGGCTCTGTTGAAGCTGAAAACCAGGGTCTGCAATCCAAAAAGTGCTATGAACAAAATTTTGTGTTACTAAATGAGAATGTGAATGATGGTCTAAATGCTGTAATGCTGAATGAGGAGGTGATATCTCATCAGACATCTGCCATGGACATTGAACTGGAGGCAGCTGCTTTAGAGATTTCTCCTCCATCTGAGAGCAGTAGGTTACCTCCTACTCAGGGCAGGGAGTTTAAGAGTTCTAAAGGTTCTTGTGTATTTTCAGGTGTGGAGACTATTAAGGTGGATGATATAGCAGTTGATATGGATAAGGAACGCCAGGAAACTACGGCTTCGTCCTTGAATAATATGTCTTCGCTTGAAAATATTTCGGAAAGAATGTCATTGAGGACTTCTGAAGATGATGCAGTTATTGTTGATCAAATTTCACGCCAGCAATCGGATGATGAGATGAGAGTTAAAGATGACTCCTTAGTGCCAAACCATGAAAACCAAGTGTTGTTAATGGAAGAGCCAAAGCTTGCTGAAGCTGATAGCAGTATGAATGATCTTGGCTCAGTCCGAAGCAATGAACCTTGCATGAAACTGTCATCAAGAAAGAACCAACCACAATACTAA
- the LOC107959072 gene encoding protein GAMETOPHYTE DEFECTIVE 1 isoform X2, translated as MGFFDLNIPYTDSTPLSKANSTVAKSTRIKIVIKAMELGYTGIAYNRTIRGVMSDRDRCSIPLLGLSSLLDVAPFLSSSVNFHRDLLGVPRSSPFRQYTRLTVCIDTASQSQALNSGNPILKTYDIVAVRPLNQNAFDHACEKAEVDIISIDFSDKLPFRLKLPMVKAAIKRGIYFEITYSDLIVDVHQRRQIISNAKLLLDWTQGKNVILSSAAPSVCEVRGPNDVANLASLLGLSMERAKAAISKNCRSLLTNALRRKHFFKEVIRVEAVSSSRQSDSEIPLYADWLKWDPISSGEGDLLLDDMAKSFSASTNASKTVKAIDFDSIIDKMPSHGFQIKDLISGSEASFQPQTEVKSFLSTPQPIELSVRTNQASENSIRHDLFPETDDATLDNTCSEPLTSAFGDPQKLYLASYATKTSTGSEEVVTDTVMTEIESETCNASVAASGSVEAENQGLQSKKCYEQNFVLLNENVNDGLNAVMLNEEVISHQTSAMDIELEAAALEISPPSESSVETIKVDDIAVDMDKERQETTASSLNNMSSLENISERMSLRTSEDDAVIVDQISRQQSDDEMRVKDDSLVPNHENQVLLMEEPKLAEADSSMNDLGSVRSNEPCMKLSSRKNQPQY; from the exons ATGGGGTTTTTCGACCTTAATATTCCATACACGGATTCCACGCCGCTCAGCAAGGCGAATTCCACCGTCGCCAAATCCACCCGCATTAAAATTGTGATCAAAGCGATGGAGCTGGGCTACACGGGGATCGCCTACAACCGTACGATCAGGGGCGTCATGTCTGATCGTGACCGGTGCTCGATTCCTCTTCTTGGTCTCTCCTCTCTCCTCGATGTCGCCCCCTTTCTCTCCTCTTCCGTAAACTTCCACCGAGACCTCCTCGGGGTCCCTCGCTCCTCTCCTTTCCGCCAATACACGCGCCTCACCGTCTGCATTGATACCGCGTCGCAGTCACAAGCTTTAAATTCGGGAAACCCGATATTGAAGACGTACGACATTGTTGCCGTTAGGCCGTTGAACCAAAATGCATTTGATCACGCTTGCGAAAAAGCCGAG GTGGATATAATTTCAATTGATTTCTCAGACAAGTTGCCGTTTCGATTGAAATTGCCTATGGTTAAAGCTGCTATTAAG CGTGGGATatattttgaaataacatattctGATCTTATTGTGGATGTTCATCAAAGGAGGCAAATCATATCCAATGCTAAG TTGCTGCTGGATTGGACTCAAGGAAAAAATGTCATACTTTCTAGTGCTGCACCTTCTGTATGTGAAGTTAGAGGGCCTAATGATGTTGCAAACTTAGCATCTTTGCTTGGTCTCTCTATGGAACGAGCTAAAGCAGCTATTTCCAAAAATTGTAG GAGCCTTTTGACCAATGCTTTGAGAAGAAAGCACTTTTTCAAGGAGGTTATCAGAGTTGAAGCAGTGTCCTCCAGTCGGCAATCTGACTCTGAAATACCTTTGTATGCGGACTGGCTTAAGTGGGATCCCATCTCTAGCGGTGAAGGTGATTTACTGCTGGATGACATGGCGAAATCCTTTTCTGCCTCCACTAATGCATCAAAAACCGTGAAAGCCATTGATTTCGATTCTATTATTGACAAGATGCCCTCACATGGCTTCCAAATTAAGGATTTGATATCTGGAAGTGAGGCTTCCTTCCAGCCACAGACAGAAGTAAAAAGCTTTTTGTCTACTCCTCAGCCAATTGAGTTATCTGTTAGAACTAATCAGGCGTCTGAAAATTCCATCAGGCATGATCTTTTTCCTGAAACAGATGATGCTACGTTAGATAATACATGTTCAGAACCTCTGACCTCTGCATTTGGGGATCCTCAAAAGTTATACCTGGCAAGTTATGCTACAAAAACTTCAACTGGTTCTGAAGAAGTGGTAACTGATACGGTCATGACTGAGATAGAATCGGAGACTTGTAATGCCTCAGTTGCAGCATCTGGCTCTGTTGAAGCTGAAAACCAGGGTCTGCAATCCAAAAAGTGCTATGAACAAAATTTTGTGTTACTAAATGAGAATGTGAATGATGGTCTAAATGCTGTAATGCTGAATGAGGAGGTGATATCTCATCAGACATCTGCCATGGACATTGAACTGGAGGCAGCTGCTTTAGAGATTTCTCCTCCATCTGAGAGCA GTGTGGAGACTATTAAGGTGGATGATATAGCAGTTGATATGGATAAGGAACGCCAGGAAACTACGGCTTCGTCCTTGAATAATATGTCTTCGCTTGAAAATATTTCGGAAAGAATGTCATTGAGGACTTCTGAAGATGATGCAGTTATTGTTGATCAAATTTCACGCCAGCAATCGGATGATGAGATGAGAGTTAAAGATGACTCCTTAGTGCCAAACCATGAAAACCAAGTGTTGTTAATGGAAGAGCCAAAGCTTGCTGAAGCTGATAGCAGTATGAATGATCTTGGCTCAGTCCGAAGCAATGAACCTTGCATGAAACTGTCATCAAGAAAGAACCAACCACAATACTAA
- the LOC107959071 gene encoding two-component response regulator-like APRR9 isoform X2: MFGYPIFPRSSSEFLRDSLTSPDVMTSPLNFPLCPLNQLTVAESYDLVREALHSSGSSSSSSSSGSYNSPSSQLSCCTQKQGFLQRSVSSHSLQNKGFPCYFTSSLSEFVDSGSGPVRRAFSTGDLEQSGGRRSESPLSNESSANDIIEGMNRTYRYSPEEKKERIERYRSKRNLRNFTKKIKYTCRKTLADSRPRIRGRFARNEEIEKNVAQVEWSHHIHIGGHHEEDDDENWVNFLDSLSANLINP; this comes from the exons ATGTTTGGATACCCAATATTCCCACGCTCCTCCTCGGAGTTTCTGAGAGACTCCCTGACGTCTCCCGACGTCATGACATCGCCGTTAAACTTCCCATTATGTCCGCTAAATCAACTCACAGTGGCCGAGTCATACGACTTGGTAAGAGAGGCGCTTCACAGCAGCGGCAGCAGCAGTAGCAGCAGCAGTAGCGGGAGTTACAACTCGCCGAGTTCGCAATTGAGTTGCTGCACCCAGAAACAGGGTTTCTTGCAGAGGAGCGTCAGTAGCCATTCCCTTCAAAACAAAGGGTTTCCTTGTTACTTTACCTCAAGCCTTAGCGAGTTTGTTGACTCTGGTTCCGGTCCGGTTAGGAGAGCTTTTAGCACCGGTGATTTGGAGCAG AGTGGCGGTCGGCGGTCGGAGAGTCCATTGTCGAATGAGAGCAGTGCGAATGACATAATTGAAGGAATGAACAGAACGTACCGCTACAGTCctgaggaaaagaaagaaaggattgaAAGATACCGATCCAAAAGAAACCTCAGGAACTTCACCAAGAAAATCAAG TATACATGTAGGAAAACATTGGCAGACAGCAGGCCAAGAATCCGAGGACGGTTTGCAAGgaatgaagaaattgaaaagaatgtTGCTCAAGTTGAATGGAGCCACCACATCCACATTGGTGGACAtcatgaagaagatgatgatgagaaTTGGGTCAATTTTCTGGATTCACTCTCTGCAAATCTTATTAATCCTTAA
- the LOC107959071 gene encoding zinc finger protein CONSTANS-LIKE 1 isoform X1, with protein sequence MFGYPIFPRSSSEFLRDSLTSPDVMTSPLNFPLCPLNQLTVAESYDLVREALHSSGSSSSSSSSGSYNSPSSQLSCCTQKQGFLQRSVSSHSLQNKGFPCYFTSSLSEFVDSGSGPVRRAFSTGDLEQGLQSGGRRSESPLSNESSANDIIEGMNRTYRYSPEEKKERIERYRSKRNLRNFTKKIKYTCRKTLADSRPRIRGRFARNEEIEKNVAQVEWSHHIHIGGHHEEDDDENWVNFLDSLSANLINP encoded by the exons ATGTTTGGATACCCAATATTCCCACGCTCCTCCTCGGAGTTTCTGAGAGACTCCCTGACGTCTCCCGACGTCATGACATCGCCGTTAAACTTCCCATTATGTCCGCTAAATCAACTCACAGTGGCCGAGTCATACGACTTGGTAAGAGAGGCGCTTCACAGCAGCGGCAGCAGCAGTAGCAGCAGCAGTAGCGGGAGTTACAACTCGCCGAGTTCGCAATTGAGTTGCTGCACCCAGAAACAGGGTTTCTTGCAGAGGAGCGTCAGTAGCCATTCCCTTCAAAACAAAGGGTTTCCTTGTTACTTTACCTCAAGCCTTAGCGAGTTTGTTGACTCTGGTTCCGGTCCGGTTAGGAGAGCTTTTAGCACCGGTGATTTGGAGCAG GGGTTGCAGAGTGGCGGTCGGCGGTCGGAGAGTCCATTGTCGAATGAGAGCAGTGCGAATGACATAATTGAAGGAATGAACAGAACGTACCGCTACAGTCctgaggaaaagaaagaaaggattgaAAGATACCGATCCAAAAGAAACCTCAGGAACTTCACCAAGAAAATCAAG TATACATGTAGGAAAACATTGGCAGACAGCAGGCCAAGAATCCGAGGACGGTTTGCAAGgaatgaagaaattgaaaagaatgtTGCTCAAGTTGAATGGAGCCACCACATCCACATTGGTGGACAtcatgaagaagatgatgatgagaaTTGGGTCAATTTTCTGGATTCACTCTCTGCAAATCTTATTAATCCTTAA
- the LOC107959070 gene encoding laccase-17 yields MAVPLISSPPFLVFFSFFTLCLLADPVLGITRHYKFDIKLHNVTRLCRTRSIVSVNRQFPGPRIVAREGDQLLIKVVNHVPNNISIHWHGIRQLRSGWADGPAYVTQCPIQTGQSYVYNFTIVGQRGTLFWHAHISWLRATLYGPIIILPKRGVPYPFAKPYKEVPIIFGEWFNTDPEAVISQALQTGGGPNVSDAYTINGLPGPLYNCSAKDIFKLKVKPGKTYLLRLINAALNDELFFSIANHTLTVVDVDAIYVKPFETETLLIAPGQTTNVILKTKPRYPNATFFMTARPYVTGQGTFDNSTVAGVLEYESPPNSLHSSISIKMLPLFKPNLPALNDTSFATNFVNKLRSLASAQYPANVPQKVDKHFFFTVGLGTSPCQHNQTCQGPNGTKFAASVNNVSFAMPTTALLQAHFFGQSNGVYVPDFPSSPITPFNYTGTPPNNTMVSNGTKVVVLPFNTSVELVMQDTSILGAESHPLHLHGFNFFVVGQGFGNFDPNKDPAKFNLIDPIERNTVGVPSGGWVAIRFLADNPGVWFMHCHLEVHTSWGLRMAWIVLDGELPNQKLLPPPADLPKC; encoded by the exons atggcaGTTCCTCTTATTTCATCACCACCATTTCTggttttcttctcatttttcacACTCTGTCTACTTGCTGACCCCGTACTTGGGATCACCAGGCACTACAAGTTTGAT ATCAAGTTGCATAATGTGACACGTTTGTGCCGTACAAGGAGCATTGTTTCAGTGAACCGACAATTTCCAGGGCCACGCATTGTAGCAAGGGAGGGTGATCAGCTTCTAATAAAAGTGGTCAACCATGTGCCTAACAATATTTCTATTCACTg GCATGGCATTCGACAGCTTCGAAGTGGGTGGGCAGATGGACCAGCATATGTGACTCAATGTCCCATACAAACTGGTCAAAGCTACGTTTACAACTTCACAATTGTAGGCCAAAGAGGGACTCTCTTCTGGCACGCCCATATATCGTGGTTAAGAGCCACTCTTTATGGTCCCATTATCATTCTTCCCAAGCGTGGCGTTCCTTACCCTTTTGCTAAGCCGTACAAGGAAGTTCCCATCATTTTCG GAGAGTGGTTCAATACAGACCCTGAGGCTGTAATTAGCCAGGCACTCCAGACTGGTGGAGGCCCGAATGTCTCTGATGCTTATACCATCAACGGTCTTCCTGGACCACTTTATAACTGCTCTGCCAAAG ATATATTCAAGCTTAAGGTGAAACCTGGCAAGACTTACCTTCTGCGTTTAATCAATGCGGCACTCAACGATGAGCTCTTCTTCAGCATAGCAAATCACACACTAACTGTTGTAGATGTTGATGCCATTTATGTTAAACCATTTGAGACTGAAACACTTCTCATTGCCCCTGGTCAAACCACAAATGTGATCCTTAAGACTAAACCAAGATATCCAAATGCCACATTCTTCATGACTGCTAGACCATATGTGACAGGCCAAGGAACATTTGATAATTCGACTGTTGCCGGTGTCTTAGAATACGAATCACCGCCCAATAGCCTTCATTCAAGCATCTCAATTAAAATGCTCCCCTTGTTTAAACCAAATCTACCTGCTTTAAATGACACTTCCTTTGCTACAAATTTCGTGAATAAACTCCGTAGTCTGGCCAGTGCACAATATCCTGCCAACGTGCCCCAAAAGGTTGACAAGCATTTTTTCTTCACAGTTGGTCTTGGAACCAGCCCATGCCAGCATAACCAAACCTGCCAAGGACCTAATGGAACCAAGTTTGCAGCTTCAGTCAATAACGTATCATTTGCAATGCCAACTACAGCACTACTCCAGGCTCATTTCTTCGGCCAATCAAACGGGGTTTACGTCCCTGATTTTCCTAGCAGTCCTATAACTCCATTTAACTATACAGGCACACCACCTAACAATACTATGGTAAGCAACGGAACAAAGGTTGTAGTGCTTCCTTTTAACACTTCTGTGGAGCTAGTTATGCAGGACACGAGCATCCTTGGAGCGGAAAGCCACCCTCTTCATCTACATGGCTTCAATTTCTTCGTTGTCGGTCAGGGTTTTGGTAACTTTGATCCAAATAAGGACCCTGCAAAGTTCAACCTGATTGACCCTATTGAAAGGAACACTGTTGGTGTGCCATCAGGAGGTTGGGTTGCCATTCGTTTTCTAGCAGACAATCCAG GGGTATGGTTCATGCATTGCCATCTAGAAGTGCACACCAGCTGGGGCTTGAGGATGGCTTGGATTGTCTTGGATGGTGAACTTCCTAATCAGAAACTGCTGCCTCCACCAGCAGATCTTCCTAAATGTTGA